The DNA window CAAGAGGACTGACAACATCAAGACAGACATGCCGCTAAGTGGAAAGCTCAGAGATGCTTAGGAGGCTCAATGAGAGAGAACAATGGTAACCAAAAACAATTAAGGCTGCTGGGGAACCTGAGTCCATGTTAAGCTAGGATTAACTAGAAAGAaagctttttttgtgtgtttttcttttttttttttaaatgcaagttTGACTTGGGGTTGACAGACACATAAAGGGTGGGGGATTGAGTTTGAAGATACAAAGATCTAAGGATACTAGCTCCTGGGCACCCAGGGAGCACACTGACTTGTGGCAAGCACATAAAACACCACACAGGTGACTCAAGCGACGCTGCCACTTGTCACTTAAGGCAGGAAGCACACAGCAGAGCTAATGAGAGGCTGCCGGTCTGAAGCCACCCGTGGTTCCCAGCCTTCATTAGGCACTGCTGTGATCTAGCGATGGTTGTCACCCACTCTTTAAAGGCAAAGACATCAAGATTTACAGGGCAAAGCTTCAGGTTTCATAAATTCACTATTGAACACACGATGAACAGGTTaggaaacaaaaacccaaaccttaAAGAACACCTCAAATGTAACATATCTGGTTTTTTACATGAAAACCACTGTAAGGTATATAAAATGGGGAGATGGACGGGGTCATAGAGATGAATCCACATATTGTAAAGAGTTACAGTCAGTCTCAAGGGGTTTAGGTGCACACCAAATGGCTGTGGAAGCTAAAAGGATGTCTGTTCTCACACAGCCAGGATTCAAAGACACATGCTCTCTCACACCCACACCTTCACAGGACTAGCTAAGAGGTAGGGGACCAAACAGTCCGTTACTGGGAAGGATACTAAAGGGGTTCAAAGGATGCACAGTAAAGCTTCCGCTGGATGGATAACACTTACAAATATATGCTAAATTGttgctctcttcctcctcaggaaaaaacaacaacaacaacaacaacaacaaaaaccagagcaCCAGTTTAGGTAGCTCTGTATAGTAAACTGTAAATTCTATAGCACACTAAGTCCAAATATATGTATCACTGATTTGCTCATTTATATACACGGCAGGAATCATTATGTATAGGGTATGAAAGGGGTGTCCTTTACAGTTGATTGGGGCAACCTCTGTGGTCTTGAGTACTCACTAGGTTTTCCCTCAGTCTAATTACTTAAATGAAGAATGAGATGTGTGCTCTAGCTTTCACGAGTGTAACCGATGTTCGATGGAGAAAAGACTGGAAAGGTCTCTTCATTCATCCTCTCTGTTTGCCAGTCTGAATTATCTGATGAGCAGTCCGGTATGAGTAGGATAAGGTGAATTTCTATTTACATTGTGGGTTGGTTTAGGCTCTCTCTGTGATTTATTAAGGGTCTGGTTCTGGGAGGAAGGTTcggttttgttctgcttttttgcCTCAGCCTGGAGACTCAACCAGTGTGAGAATTCTGGTGTCTGGCAAGGGAGAGGCGGTCGTGGAAGAGCTGCCCGCAGACATCGCATTTGAAGTACTTGTCATCGGCCTGCTCGGCACCACTCGCGCTGGTGCTGGCGCTGGCACGTTCAATGTAGCCGGAACACTCTCCGAGAGCATTGGCAGGCTCGAAGATGATCACGCTGGCATGGCTTTTCAGATGCTCGCCAAAGGCTGCGCTGGAAGCGAAGGTTTCTGTGCACTCGTGGCAGTTGTAGTACGGTTCTTCAACCTCAATCTCTtgatcttcttcctcttctgggtCTTCGATGTCTGCCCCGTCGGGCTCATCTGCATCTCCCTCTGGCTCTTCAACATTTTCCTCTGGCACGTCAACTCTCTCTTCCGGGTCTTCGATCCCGGCTCCATCTGGCTCATCGGCATCACCGTTTGGCTGCTCTGCCTCTCCATTGGGCTGCTCAGCCTCTCCGTCTGGCTCAGCAGCTTCTCCGTCTGGCCCTTCAGCCTCTCCATTAGGCTCTGCAGCCTCCACCTCAGGCTCTGCAGCCTCCACTTCTGGCTCCGCGGCCTCGACTTCGGGCTCAGCAGCTTCTGCATTTGAGCCCTGGATCCTCAGTACTTCCTGTGGAATGAGGACATTGGCTTCGACCTCTTGAGCAGTGGCAGCTGCTATGTCTGAACCCCCTTCTCGCTCAGGATGGAACACCAGCCGCTCGGTGATGACTGTGTTGTCTAGGAAGGGCTGCCCACAATCTTTGCATTCGTACAGTGGGATGTGTTTCCTGAGGGGCTCGGTGAGAAAGGAGGCATGGGTGTAGGAGGGCCCGTACTCGTAAGGCTCGTCCTTATGAACTTTGGTGTGGTGGTCTCCGAGCTGTTTGGCAGTGAAGAAGCATTCCCCACAGATCGTGCACTCAAAACGCTTCTCTTCGGTTTCGCTTCCCTGGTACTCCGTGAGGGCTAGGCCTTGAGTGAAAATCTCATCGTTCAACTCATTCTGCTCTAGTGCTTCCTCATCCCGGTGGTGTCTCATGTGCTCATTGAGGGCAGAACTGTGAATGAAGCCTTGTCCACACTGGCGGCATCGAATGGCTGACCCCGCAACAGCAGGATTTCTCTCCGAAGCACAATTCCTCCTTGGCCTCACAGGCAAGACAGCGATGAAGCCGTCGTCGCAGGCCTTCATAGAATACAGCTGGTCTTGTTCGTGGACTCGCTGGTGTTCAAAAAGCAATGAGCTGTGAATGAAGGACTCCCCGCATTTGGGGCACTCGTACAGCTTCTCTCCAGAGTACTTTTTCTCAAATTCGCTGACTGAGTGGACATGAACTTCAGAGTGTGCGTATTCGCGACTGTCAACCAGAGCCTTTCTGCTGTGGACATCCTGGTGGCTTGTGAGGTCTGTGAGGTCGGTAAAGCCCAGCCCACAGTCCTGGCATTCATAGATCATGTCACTGGCGTTATCTTTCTGGTGCTCATCAGAAGTGGAGGCCTGAATGGTAGTGTCTTCAGTTTTCTCCTGGCCATGGGGCTCACTGCCCTGGAGCTCTTCGCTGCTCATCTCCTGATCCAGGGGTTCTTTGTCATGGGGCTCCTGGCCATGTGGCTCCTGGCCATGGGGCTTATCACCATGGGGCTCTTCACTGCACATCTCCTGATCGAGCGGTTGCTTGTCTTGCGGCTCCTGGCCATGGGGCTCCTGGCCATGGGGCTCTTTGTCATGAATCTTCAGAACATGCGTTTCTTTAGCATGGGGCTCCTCGGCATAATACTTCTGTTGGGCATAGATTTTCTGTACACTGAGGTTGCTGCTGGTAGCAGAGCGCTGTCCAAACTCTCTGAATTTCCGCACTTGCTCTTGAATGAAACGTTCTTGGGCATAACTGGTCTGCGGGTCGCTAGGGGCCAGGCTGCGGATGACAGACCTCTCATAATGTCGACTTCCAGAGGGTCTTTCTCTGTCATGAATCTTCTGGTGTTCAATAAGCTCAGACCTCCGAGTGAAGGCCTCCCCGCACTCCTGACACTCAAAGAACTTGGCTCTACGGCGGATTGTTTGCAGGTCTCCGAAAGGTAGGGAGTGGATTACAGAGGTCTCGTTGCTCCTGGGCTCAAGGTATTTCTTCTTGGCACGAGCTTTCTGGTGTTCACGAACACTTGCAAGGGGAACTGAAAATGTGACGTCTTGATTAGATTCACGGGGCTCTCCAGAGAGAATTGGAGGCCCAGCACGAGGCACACGCGGGAGGAGGAAATCTCTGCGCTTGCTGCTGTTACTTCCTTCGTAAGTGTCTTCTCCAGTAAGAAGCTTCCGTCGCTTGTTGTTAAGATCTGAGATATAAATGGACGACTCTCCCACTTCATCACGTTCAATCTGGTCATTTACTCTATGGCGTTTCAGAGGTCGAGGAGCGGGCAGGCTGTGGATGACGGATCCCTTGTATTCCTTTCTTTCAAAGATGCTCCCTCTAGAGAAGGAGTTGGGGAGGCTAAAGTCACCTGTGGTCTGGGTGCTCGATTCTGTCACTGATTTCACTGGTCTTGGTTTGGTGAATACCAGTGCACCACGACTCTTCTGAGCCTCTACAGGGCAGAAGCCATGAATGACAGACCTCTCACAGGCTTTCCCCTGGCAGGCATTCGCCATGGTAAGGAATTTCAGCTTGTTGTTGGGGTTGGTGCTGATGGTGAATGGTTTGTCATCGTCTTTGTTTCCAGGTGGTCTTGTTATGGTATGACTCTTCTGAGACTCAGTAAAGGGTTTCGCCCTGCTCTCAAAGAAATTCTTCCGAGAACGAATTTTCTGGTGGTCACTGGCGTCTGAGCTTTCCATCAATGCATCTCTGGCGTTGTTAAAGTCAAACAGGTTCTCCCTGTAAGTTTTCTGGTGCCTTCTGAGGGACTGACTAGGGACAAAGGTCTCCTCGCACATCCTGCTCTTTTTTACAAATGGGTTTCCTCTAGCATGGATCTTCTGATGCATCTTCAGGGATACCACGTGAAGGAAGCTCTCCCCACACACCTTGCACTCATAGACCCTGTCTTTCCTGTACATTTTCTGACACTCACCGAAGTTTGGACAGGTCAGAAAGGGTTCTCCATGCTCAAGTTCGCGTTCGCGTTCACGCTCACGTTCACGTTGCTCCCGTGCACGTGCACGCATGCGCTCCCGTTCGCGTTCACGCTCATTCTCTCTGTTGTCTCCGGATTTGCCTCTGCCGTGGGTTTTCTGGTGCTCGATCAGGGCGGAGCTGTGCAGGAAGGTCTCCTTGCACACCTTGCACTCATAGAACTTGTCTTTGCCATACATCTTCTGCAGCTCGCTGAAGGTCGGGCTAGGCATGATGGTGTCCTCATCCTCCTGATCTTTACGCTCTTTACGCGCTGCTAGGTACTCTCTAGCATGAATCTGGCGGTGCTGGGCCAGGGCGGCGCTCCTACTGAAGGTTTCCCCGCACTCCTTACACTCAAAGCGCTTGCCCCTACCCTGACCTTTCTGTACCTCATGGACAGCTGCACTGTGGATGAAGGATTCTCCGTACTCGTAGAGGTTCTCCCTCGTGTGCATGATCTGGTGCTCGACAAACTCAGAGATGACACTGAACGACCTCCCACACTCATCGCACACATATGGGTCTGCGGGCAAATTGATTGTGGGGGACTCAGGGACAGGAGGGCAGCTTAGGTTACCCATGTTCAGAGCCTGTCGCATCTCACTACCACACTCAAAAGGCTTCTTCCTCACACAGCTCTTATTTTCGTGACCTGAACCCTTCTCCTCAGAATCAAAGTGATAACGCCTCTTCCTTTCCAGAGCTCGGCTTCTGGAAAGCAGTTCAGCATTGACCCTAAAGCCTCCCCTGAACGCGCTCCCCTCAGAAGCCCTCTCCTGGATCACCGACTCTCTTTTGTTTGATGAAGCGTCCTTCCAGTTGTCGCTGGGCCTGGGGAAcctcggaggaggaggaggacgctCGTTCAGCTCCCTGGCTCTTCCGGATCTGGAGTTGCGGGACACATCCTTGATGAATTTTTCCATTATCACGCCATGAGAAGATTCATCCTCACAGATTCCCCGTCGGTGGGCTGGCTTTTTGGCTTCGGGCATGGGTTTCAGACCTGGAAAGAAACCCCCATATGTAATTCTTCCCTTGTCCCTAAGCTCGGGACAGTATTGTTCTGTGGTGTTTGAGAATGTGAAATGTGGAAGCTTCTCCGTGTGGGACTGGCTTGTCACTCACCTCGACTGGTGCTTGGGTAGGCACTTCTCTTGGACCTGGATGAGTGGCCTTGTGTCATGTGAGAGTGTCGGTCATCTTCGGCAAGCTGTACTCCTGGTTATAAGAACAAAATGGCGGCTCAGCTTTATGTTGAAGATGCAGACTCATCACCATCAATTGGCCCTTCCCCCAACCACTCATACTAAGTACCAACTGTCTCCTATTCAAGTCTTTGACTGTCTTTCATTCAGTGGCTGAACGAAGAGGTGCTTACCCAGTGAGAGCAGTTTTCGGTAGTTCTCCAGATTGTCCTGAATTGGATTCTGAGGCTTCTTGTCCTCTTTGAGTTCCACGACATTGTGGTATGACTCAGCATCCTAAAACATCAAACACAGACCTCTCAATGGAATCTGGCCCCATGGATGTTCAAAAAGAGAATAATGTTGGCGACATGGGAGCTACGTAAATGAAGTTCTATAGGAAGTGCTCACGGTATTTAGGGTTCTGAGCGATCCAAGGCAAGTGTTACTAGGGGCCTACATCGTACCTACCTTGTGCTACACTCTGAGGCAGATCCCAAAGACGCATGACACATATTCCTTGCCCTCATGCAGCTTATAATTTGGTTGGAGAGAAAAGACTCATGAAACAATTAGAGAACAATAGACAGTAAATTGGGATACAGATAATAAATGCTACATGGGTTTATTGGAGGGACAGTTCAGGGTGGGCCTGAACAGTGAGCAAAGGTTTTGCAGAGGGCCTCCAGTGGGCCTGAAGTGCTAGGTGAAATTACAGTATGTGAAGGGGGGCTGTTGGGAAAGCCCATGCAGGCTAAATAATCAGCATGCATGCTTtactcatggaaacagaaagaaaatgtgctCTAGCAGACATCTGGTCAGACTGTGTGGTTTTAagttcccttcctgtctctctactGCATGACATGGCAACAGCATAGAGTTTCCAGTGTGCATGATTTCCAAGTAACTCAACACATCTGAAGTCCTTGACTTAGAGCTACCTTTTATCTTAATAgacatttctctcaaaaagaaatgcaaaactccctGTGATACTCAGGAGAGTCTTCTCTGCAGGATTCTAAAGGACTTTTGCTTGCTACTAGAAGGCAGTCCTAGAGTTTCACTGTCTTGGTGAGCTGCAATGCCAGGGCAGATGGTGCTGAGCCTGAAGGGGATACTGGAGGATGGAGAGGGTGCTGTGGGAGTCTAC is part of the Arvicola amphibius chromosome 8, mArvAmp1.2, whole genome shotgun sequence genome and encodes:
- the Peg3 gene encoding paternally-expressed gene 3 protein isoform X2, with the translated sequence MYHQEDDTNSDTTSDEDMSQSGRETPPPGPSHSLSSEQDQERRGRSRDVEPRERWPYTRNPRNRLPQRDLSLPVMSRPHFGLERDDERRSMDYESRSQDAESYHNVVELKEDKKPQNPIQDNLENYRKLLSLGVQLAEDDRHSHMTQGHSSRSKRSAYPSTSRGLKPMPEAKKPAHRRGICEDESSHGVIMEKFIKDVSRNSRSGRARELNERPPPPPRFPRPSDNWKDASSNKRESVIQERASEGSAFRGGFRVNAELLSRSRALERKRRYHFDSEEKGSGHENKSCVRKKPFECGSEMRQALNMGNLSCPPVPESPTINLPADPYVCDECGRSFSVISEFVEHQIMHTRENLYEYGESFIHSAAVHEVQKGQGRGKRFECKECGETFSRSAALAQHRQIHAREYLAARKERKDQEDEDTIMPSPTFSELQKMYGKDKFYECKVCKETFLHSSALIEHQKTHGRGKSGDNRENERERERERMRARAREQRERERERERELEHGEPFLTCPNFGECQKMYRKDRVYECKVCGESFLHVVSLKMHQKIHARGNPFVKKSRMCEETFVPSQSLRRHQKTYRENLFDFNNARDALMESSDASDHQKIRSRKNFFESRAKPFTESQKSHTITRPPGNKDDDKPFTISTNPNNKLKFLTMANACQGKACERSVIHGFCPVEAQKSRGALVFTKPRPVKSVTESSTQTTGDFSLPNSFSRGSIFERKEYKGSVIHSLPAPRPLKRHRVNDQIERDEVGESSIYISDLNNKRRKLLTGEDTYEGSNSSKRRDFLLPRVPRAGPPILSGEPRESNQDVTFSVPLASVREHQKARAKKKYLEPRSNETSVIHSLPFGDLQTIRRRAKFFECQECGEAFTRRSELIEHQKIHDRERPSGSRHYERSVIRSLAPSDPQTSYAQERFIQEQVRKFREFGQRSATSSNLSVQKIYAQQKYYAEEPHAKETHVLKIHDKEPHGQEPHGQEPQDKQPLDQEMCSEEPHGDKPHGQEPHGQEPHDKEPLDQEMSSEELQGSEPHGQEKTEDTTIQASTSDEHQKDNASDMIYECQDCGLGFTDLTDLTSHQDVHSRKALVDSREYAHSEVHVHSVSEFEKKYSGEKLYECPKCGESFIHSSLLFEHQRVHEQDQLYSMKACDDGFIAVLPVRPRRNCASERNPAVAGSAIRCRQCGQGFIHSSALNEHMRHHRDEEALEQNELNDEIFTQGLALTEYQGSETEEKRFECTICGECFFTAKQLGDHHTKVHKDEPYEYGPSYTHASFLTEPLRKHIPLYECKDCGQPFLDNTVITERLVFHPEREGGSDIAAATAQEVEANVLIPQEVLRIQGSNAEAAEPEVEAAEPEVEAAEPEVEAAEPNGEAEGPDGEAAEPDGEAEQPNGEAEQPNGDADEPDGAGIEDPEERVDVPEENVEEPEGDADEPDGADIEDPEEEEDQEIEVEEPYYNCHECTETFASSAAFGEHLKSHASVIIFEPANALGECSGYIERASASTSASGAEQADDKYFKCDVCGQLFHDRLSLARHQNSHTG
- the Peg3 gene encoding paternally-expressed gene 3 protein isoform X1 yields the protein MRQTLTARGDQPAIPEKLKPLGASKINNCEKLSTPLENYKMYHQEDDTNSDTTSDEDMSQSGRETPPPGPSHSLSSEQDQERRGRSRDVEPRERWPYTRNPRNRLPQRDLSLPVMSRPHFGLERDDERRSMDYESRSQDAESYHNVVELKEDKKPQNPIQDNLENYRKLLSLGVQLAEDDRHSHMTQGHSSRSKRSAYPSTSRGLKPMPEAKKPAHRRGICEDESSHGVIMEKFIKDVSRNSRSGRARELNERPPPPPRFPRPSDNWKDASSNKRESVIQERASEGSAFRGGFRVNAELLSRSRALERKRRYHFDSEEKGSGHENKSCVRKKPFECGSEMRQALNMGNLSCPPVPESPTINLPADPYVCDECGRSFSVISEFVEHQIMHTRENLYEYGESFIHSAAVHEVQKGQGRGKRFECKECGETFSRSAALAQHRQIHAREYLAARKERKDQEDEDTIMPSPTFSELQKMYGKDKFYECKVCKETFLHSSALIEHQKTHGRGKSGDNRENERERERERMRARAREQRERERERERELEHGEPFLTCPNFGECQKMYRKDRVYECKVCGESFLHVVSLKMHQKIHARGNPFVKKSRMCEETFVPSQSLRRHQKTYRENLFDFNNARDALMESSDASDHQKIRSRKNFFESRAKPFTESQKSHTITRPPGNKDDDKPFTISTNPNNKLKFLTMANACQGKACERSVIHGFCPVEAQKSRGALVFTKPRPVKSVTESSTQTTGDFSLPNSFSRGSIFERKEYKGSVIHSLPAPRPLKRHRVNDQIERDEVGESSIYISDLNNKRRKLLTGEDTYEGSNSSKRRDFLLPRVPRAGPPILSGEPRESNQDVTFSVPLASVREHQKARAKKKYLEPRSNETSVIHSLPFGDLQTIRRRAKFFECQECGEAFTRRSELIEHQKIHDRERPSGSRHYERSVIRSLAPSDPQTSYAQERFIQEQVRKFREFGQRSATSSNLSVQKIYAQQKYYAEEPHAKETHVLKIHDKEPHGQEPHGQEPQDKQPLDQEMCSEEPHGDKPHGQEPHGQEPHDKEPLDQEMSSEELQGSEPHGQEKTEDTTIQASTSDEHQKDNASDMIYECQDCGLGFTDLTDLTSHQDVHSRKALVDSREYAHSEVHVHSVSEFEKKYSGEKLYECPKCGESFIHSSLLFEHQRVHEQDQLYSMKACDDGFIAVLPVRPRRNCASERNPAVAGSAIRCRQCGQGFIHSSALNEHMRHHRDEEALEQNELNDEIFTQGLALTEYQGSETEEKRFECTICGECFFTAKQLGDHHTKVHKDEPYEYGPSYTHASFLTEPLRKHIPLYECKDCGQPFLDNTVITERLVFHPEREGGSDIAAATAQEVEANVLIPQEVLRIQGSNAEAAEPEVEAAEPEVEAAEPEVEAAEPNGEAEGPDGEAAEPDGEAEQPNGEAEQPNGDADEPDGAGIEDPEERVDVPEENVEEPEGDADEPDGADIEDPEEEEDQEIEVEEPYYNCHECTETFASSAAFGEHLKSHASVIIFEPANALGECSGYIERASASTSASGAEQADDKYFKCDVCGQLFHDRLSLARHQNSHTG